A genomic stretch from Erigeron canadensis isolate Cc75 chromosome 9, C_canadensis_v1, whole genome shotgun sequence includes:
- the LOC122582707 gene encoding protein trichome birefringence-like 3, with protein sequence MGIVANPPRVSIIAVLFFSLAFFILLLYTERINLLSSRPNVFKPKSCAKRGAGGYSKSTNKSTQDGSRIGSTSESSSSSDDDILKAMAVDDRFIFDPDECNVAQGKWVYNHSFKPLYTDLTCPYLDRQVSCVRNGKPDSDYRHWEWQLDDCILPRFDAKFALEKIRGKRVMFVGDSLQRGQWQSFVCLVEFLVPNDQKSMRRGKVHSVFKIKDHNATIEFYWAPFLIDSNTDEKIIGDPKKRILRVDTVEKHAKHWRGVDVLVFNTYVWWMTGSKIKSLWGSFANAEDGYEELDAPVSYRIALKTWANWIDSNVNRNRTRVFFTTMSPTHQRSADWGNKGGIKCYNETEPVKKKGHWGTGSDKRIMNVVGSVVGRMKVPVTLINVTQLSEYRVDAHSSIYTEMGGKLLTDDEKANPLKFADCIHWCLPGVPDTWNQIFLAYL encoded by the exons atgggTATCGTTGCAAACCCTCCTCGTGTGTCTATCATAGCCGTGTTGTTCTTTTCCTTGGCTTTCTTCATTCTTCTACTGTATACTGAGAGAATCAATTTGCTGTCTTCCCGGCCCAACGTTTTTAAGCCCAAGTCTTGCGCCAAAAGGGGTGCAGGAGGTTATTCCAAGTCCACAAACAAATCAACTCAAG ATGGAAGTAGAATTGGTTCTACatcagaatcatcatcatcatcagatgatgATATATTGAAGGCAATGGCGGTAGATGATAGGTTCATATTTGACCCAGATGAATGCAACGTTGCTCAAGGGAAATGGGTCTATAATCACTCATTTAAGCCCTTGTACACAGACCTCACATGCCCCTACCTTGATAGGCAAGTGTCATGCGTTAGGAATGGAAAGCCCGATTCTGATTATCGTCATTGGGAGTGGCAGCTTGATGATTGCATCCTTCCCAG GTTTGATGCAAAATTCGCCCTTGAGAAAATCCGAGGAAAGAGGGTAATGTTCGTAGGAGACTCGCTACAAAGAGGGCAATGGCAATCTTTCGTTTGTTTGGTCGAATTTCTTGTACCAAACGATCAGAAATCAATGAGACGTGGAAAAGTTCATTCAGTGTTTAAAATAAAG GATCACAATGCAACAATTGAGTTCTATTGGGCGCCATTTCTAATAGACTCGAATACTGATGAAAAAATAATCGGAGATCCAAAGAAGAGAATATTGAGAGTGGATACCGTAGAAAAACATGCCAAACATTGGAGAGGAGTTGATGTCCTTGTTTTCAATACTTATGTTTGGTGGATGACTGGCTCCAAGATCAAATCCTT GTGGGGTTCATTTGCAAATGCAGAAGACGGGTATGAGGAATTAGATGCTCCGGTTTCCTATAGAATAGCTTTGAAGACGTGGGCAAACTGGATTGACTCGAATGTCAATCGAAACAGAACCCGAGTTTTTTTCACAACCATGTCCCCTACGCATCAAAG gagTGCGGACTGGGGCAACAAGGGAGGGATCAAATGCTACAACGAAACAGAACCAGTAAAGAAAAAAGGACATTGGGGCACTGGATCTGATAAGAGGATAATGAACGTAGTCGGTAGTGTTGTGGGAAGAATGAAAGTCCCAGTTACTTTGATCAATGTAACCCAACTATCTGAATACAGAGTAGATGCTCATTCCTCTATATACACCGAAATGGGAGGCAAACTGTTGACCGACGACGAAAAAGCGAATCCCCTAAAATTCGCAGATTGCATACATTGGTGTTTGCCAGGAGTTCCTGATACATGGAATCAAATTTTTCTTGCATATTTGTGA